In Aestuariibaculum lutulentum, one DNA window encodes the following:
- a CDS encoding sensor histidine kinase, producing MKHIKPTLLILLLLGIFIYPYLDNLSRAKINNPEWDFSQNKFLKKAADPNWEYIKDRLTTNDGMGQFIKRFQTPILFALYNASKEDSLAVNNTIKELKALLPHKTIDYFSNYTGVFIDVMFTSKDKSDPGEKIGNFRRIDLWDAAIRMQFSSDNVKPFEKLAPLKLIKTQLDSTAYIERTDYSDYASWGSYFTWPNIRFAFNETISFEEKTKLIKYEMLRSLCEIKENPQANTSTVPGAVFNFKEYYPQSYVFTYQDEFLLKKLYAPDFNQQFEEYMYSHYNWRFAMHYLSSSELKTISAMIIAVLVLCLVVFSKNFFVNPYFKVSYLNSLIPALIVFSGIVGLQGLYNHLSNLDLLIYSTWSHFFKLMVFMVITPSLVVSFFIWGLEKLFLKESMKFYTILFLKSGLLFIAIVIPFSVYYYVVSKYITHEGVNVMVIINPFFAIALVVAIARGVLLYLKSYSDNIIKQKDVELSELKALNTQAELKSLQSQINPHFLYNALNSIAELSHTDANKTERMALSLSDLFRYSINRQGKQMSTVKDEVEMVQTYLEIEQIRFGDRLEFTIEIDENLENEALPMFLLQPLVENAVKHGISKLETKGFIKLVITKTEKGLAIAVYDNGPDFPEGLVSGHGLQSVFDLLRLSYKSNAKLNWQNQPEKKIEIVIDYNSLRPYER from the coding sequence ATGAAACACATCAAACCAACATTACTTATTTTATTGCTTCTAGGGATTTTTATCTACCCGTATTTAGATAATTTGTCCAGAGCTAAGATAAATAACCCAGAATGGGATTTTTCCCAAAATAAATTTTTAAAAAAAGCAGCAGACCCAAACTGGGAATATATAAAAGACCGACTCACCACAAATGATGGAATGGGGCAGTTTATTAAGAGGTTTCAAACACCAATATTGTTTGCGCTTTATAATGCGTCTAAGGAAGATAGTTTGGCTGTCAATAATACTATAAAGGAACTAAAGGCGTTACTGCCGCATAAAACCATTGATTATTTTAGTAACTACACGGGTGTTTTTATCGATGTTATGTTTACCAGTAAAGATAAAAGCGATCCAGGAGAAAAAATAGGGAATTTTAGGCGTATTGATTTATGGGATGCAGCCATTAGAATGCAATTTAGCTCTGATAACGTTAAGCCTTTTGAAAAACTTGCACCTCTAAAATTAATTAAAACACAGTTAGATTCGACAGCATATATTGAAAGAACTGATTATAGTGATTATGCGAGTTGGGGTAGTTATTTCACTTGGCCAAATATTCGCTTCGCATTTAATGAAACAATAAGTTTTGAGGAGAAAACGAAGTTAATAAAATATGAAATGCTTCGAAGTTTATGCGAAATAAAGGAAAACCCACAGGCTAATACATCTACTGTTCCTGGTGCTGTATTTAATTTTAAGGAGTATTATCCGCAATCTTATGTATTTACATATCAAGATGAATTTTTGTTAAAAAAACTATATGCTCCAGACTTCAACCAACAGTTTGAAGAATATATGTATAGCCATTACAACTGGCGATTTGCCATGCATTATTTAAGTTCAAGCGAACTAAAAACGATATCAGCAATGATTATTGCCGTATTGGTTTTATGTTTGGTAGTCTTTTCTAAAAATTTCTTTGTTAATCCTTATTTTAAAGTAAGTTACCTTAATTCTTTAATACCTGCTTTAATTGTTTTTTCAGGAATTGTTGGATTGCAAGGTTTATACAATCATTTATCCAATCTTGATTTATTGATTTATTCAACTTGGTCTCACTTTTTTAAGTTGATGGTATTTATGGTAATAACCCCAAGTTTGGTTGTTTCATTTTTTATTTGGGGTTTGGAAAAGTTATTTCTTAAAGAAAGTATGAAATTTTATACCATATTATTTTTAAAATCTGGTTTACTGTTTATTGCTATTGTCATTCCGTTTTCTGTTTATTATTATGTTGTATCAAAATATATTACCCACGAAGGTGTAAACGTCATGGTGATAATTAACCCTTTTTTTGCTATTGCTTTAGTAGTGGCTATAGCAAGAGGTGTTTTGTTGTATTTAAAAAGTTATTCCGATAATATTATTAAACAAAAAGATGTAGAATTAAGTGAGCTTAAAGCTTTAAATACTCAGGCCGAGTTAAAATCGCTCCAGTCTCAAATCAATCCGCATTTTTTATACAATGCTTTAAACTCTATTGCCGAGTTATCGCATACCGATGCCAATAAAACAGAGCGAATGGCCTTGTCGTTATCCGATTTATTTCGCTATTCTATAAACCGACAAGGAAAACAAATGAGCACTGTAAAAGACGAGGTTGAAATGGTGCAGACCTATCTCGAAATTGAACAAATTCGGTTTGGAGATCGTTTGGAGTTTACCATTGAAATAGATGAAAATTTAGAGAACGAAGCATTACCTATGTTTTTATTGCAACCATTGGTAGAAAATGCAGTAAAACACGGTATTTCTAAACTGGAAACCAAAGGTTTTATAAAGTTAGTGATAACTAAAACTGAAAAGGGTTTAGCGATTGCGGTATACGATAACGGACCAGATTTTCCTGAAGGTTTAGTTAGTGGGCATGGCTTACAATCGGTATTCGATTTGTTGCGTTTAAGTTATAAATCGAACGCTAAATTAAATTGGCAAAATCAACCCGAAAAGAAAATAGAAATTGTTATTGATTATAATTCATTAAGACCTTATGAGCGCTAA
- the mce gene encoding methylmalonyl-CoA epimerase encodes MNKVEHIGIAVKSLENSNELFEKLLGVPSYKTEEVESEGVKTSFFKVGDNKIELLEATKADSPIAKFIEKKGEGVHHIAFDVEDIEKEIKRLKAEGFKVLNDVPKKGADNKLVVFMHPKSTNGVLIELCQEINFKE; translated from the coding sequence ATGAATAAAGTTGAACATATTGGAATAGCTGTTAAAAGCCTTGAGAATTCTAACGAATTATTTGAGAAGCTACTTGGAGTACCAAGTTATAAAACCGAAGAAGTAGAGAGTGAAGGTGTGAAAACATCGTTTTTTAAAGTCGGCGATAATAAAATTGAACTATTAGAAGCGACAAAAGCTGATAGTCCGATCGCAAAATTCATTGAGAAAAAGGGAGAAGGAGTGCATCATATCGCCTTTGATGTCGAGGATATAGAAAAAGAAATAAAAAGATTAAAAGCAGAAGGATTCAAGGTTTTAAACGATGTGCCAAAGAAAGGTGCTGATAATAAGTTAGTTGTTTTTATGCATCCAAAATCAACCAACGGTGTTTTAATAGAACTTTGTCAGGAAATTAATTTTAAAGAATAA
- the dusB gene encoding tRNA dihydrouridine synthase DusB produces the protein MPKIGDIVLPEFPLLLAPMEDVSDPPFRALCKEQGADVVYTEFVSSEGLIRNAAKSVMKLDIYEKERPVGIQIFGANMDSMLQTIDIVAESKPDFIDINFGCPVKKVVSKGAGAGILKDVCLMEQLTAEMVKRTSIPITVKTRLGWDHESIRIVEVAERLQDVGCQAIAIHGRTRAQMYKGNADWKPIAQVKNNPRMHIPVFGNGDVDTPEKAVEMRDSYGLDGAMIGRASIGNPWFFKQVKHFFKTGEHLGPISIEERVEAARRHLQMSIDWKGEVLGVFETRRHYTNYFKGIPHFKDYRTKMVTSDDPKDVFAAFDEVLENFSDYQFSS, from the coding sequence ATGCCCAAAATTGGCGATATAGTTTTACCGGAATTTCCATTGCTTTTAGCACCAATGGAAGATGTGAGTGATCCACCATTTCGTGCCCTGTGTAAAGAACAAGGTGCCGATGTGGTGTATACGGAGTTTGTGTCGAGTGAAGGTTTAATTCGTAACGCTGCCAAAAGTGTTATGAAGCTGGATATCTATGAAAAGGAGCGCCCTGTAGGCATTCAGATTTTCGGAGCCAATATGGACAGTATGCTGCAAACCATAGATATCGTTGCCGAGTCGAAACCAGATTTTATCGATATTAACTTTGGTTGTCCGGTAAAAAAAGTAGTAAGTAAAGGAGCAGGAGCAGGAATCTTAAAAGATGTATGCTTGATGGAGCAACTTACTGCCGAAATGGTAAAACGTACCAGTATTCCCATTACCGTAAAAACCCGTTTAGGTTGGGATCATGAGTCTATACGTATCGTTGAGGTTGCCGAACGTTTACAGGATGTAGGCTGTCAGGCGATTGCTATTCACGGTCGTACAAGAGCTCAAATGTATAAAGGCAATGCCGACTGGAAACCTATTGCACAAGTAAAAAATAACCCAAGAATGCATATTCCTGTTTTTGGAAACGGCGATGTTGATACGCCCGAAAAAGCTGTGGAAATGCGCGATAGTTATGGGTTGGACGGAGCCATGATTGGTCGTGCCAGTATTGGTAATCCTTGGTTTTTTAAACAAGTAAAACACTTCTTTAAAACTGGTGAGCATTTAGGACCCATTTCAATCGAAGAGCGAGTAGAAGCTGCTCGCAGACACCTGCAAATGTCTATCGACTGGAAAGGAGAAGTGCTTGGTGTTTTCGAAACGCGCCGTCATTACACCAATTATTTTAAAGGTATTCCGCATTTTAAAGATTATCGTACTAAAATGGTAACCAGCGACGACCCGAAAGATGTGTTCGCTGCCTTCGATGAGGTTTTAGAAAACTTTTCGGATTACCAGTTCTCAAGTTAA
- a CDS encoding endonuclease/exonuclease/phosphatase family protein has protein sequence MFNHKLKTHRKLGLFIGFMSLCFTFLNCKNEKIIKLKVLQFNIWQEGTVVKNGFDAVVDEIIRTDADLIAFSEVRNYNGVDFSNHIVEALKAKGHTYYAQPSQDTGLLSKYPIIEQTALYPVKNDHGSITKAIINILGVEVAFYSGHLDYLNCALYLPRGYDGSTWKKLDSIVTDVEQIQKNNLESMRDEAIDTFIADAEKEIERGRLIVYGGDNNEPSHLDWIEANKNLHDHNGVVINWRNTAEVEKHGFKDAYREVYPNPVTHPGFTYPADNPLVPINKLAWSPEANDRDRIDFIFYYPDERLQLIDAKILGPKGDVSKNKRVLESTDDVFIEPLNIWPTDHKAVLASFALKF, from the coding sequence ATGTTTAATCATAAACTAAAAACCCATAGAAAGTTAGGTCTTTTTATAGGTTTCATGTCTCTCTGCTTTACTTTTTTAAATTGCAAAAATGAAAAAATTATCAAGCTAAAAGTCCTTCAATTTAATATCTGGCAAGAAGGTACCGTTGTTAAAAATGGATTTGACGCTGTTGTAGATGAAATTATAAGAACCGACGCCGATTTAATTGCCTTTAGTGAAGTTAGAAACTATAATGGCGTTGATTTCAGCAATCATATTGTTGAAGCTTTAAAAGCCAAAGGACACACATATTACGCGCAACCAAGTCAAGATACCGGATTACTTTCTAAATATCCAATTATTGAGCAAACCGCCCTATATCCTGTTAAAAACGACCACGGTTCAATTACCAAAGCCATCATTAATATTCTTGGTGTTGAAGTCGCTTTCTATAGCGGACATCTAGATTATTTAAACTGTGCATTGTATTTGCCTCGTGGTTACGATGGGTCGACTTGGAAAAAGCTGGACAGTATTGTTACGGATGTTGAGCAGATTCAAAAAAACAACTTAGAATCGATGCGTGATGAGGCTATAGATACTTTTATCGCTGACGCGGAAAAAGAAATCGAACGCGGTCGTCTTATTGTTTATGGCGGCGATAATAACGAGCCTTCTCATTTAGACTGGATTGAAGCTAACAAAAACCTTCACGATCACAATGGCGTAGTAATCAACTGGAGAAATACCGCCGAAGTCGAAAAACATGGTTTTAAAGATGCTTACCGCGAAGTTTATCCTAATCCTGTAACACATCCGGGATTCACCTATCCGGCAGATAATCCTTTAGTGCCTATTAATAAACTTGCCTGGAGCCCCGAAGCCAATGATAGAGATCGTATTGATTTTATCTTTTACTATCCCGATGAACGACTACAACTTATAGATGCAAAAATTCTTGGTCCTAAAGGTGATGTTTCTAAAAATAAACGTGTTTTAGAATCTACCGACGACGTATTTATAGAACCACTTAACATCTGGCCTACTGACCATAAAGCGGTATTGGCAAGTTTTGCTTTAAAATTCTAA
- a CDS encoding LytR/AlgR family response regulator transcription factor, giving the protein MSAKYTTIIIDDEQSARDRLERLLGVYPETFQIIGIAKNGTEAKELINTLNPDLIFLDVEMPGLNGFEVLQSIEVIPIVIFCTAYDQYSLQAFETNSLDYLVKPVRKERLETTIKKLKLFDRSSNENILNTIRKLSVLKTDSKMTSITIKKGDKIVFIKLEEVLYFEAEEKYVTVYTPNEKHLSEQSLLSLEQKLPKEFLRVHRSIIVNTNHVKEVQKYFSNRFIISLNNNSKTSITTGRTYNEIIKKWMGI; this is encoded by the coding sequence ATGAGCGCTAAGTATACAACTATAATTATTGACGACGAACAATCTGCTCGCGACCGTTTAGAGCGTTTGTTGGGGGTATATCCTGAAACGTTTCAAATTATAGGTATTGCCAAAAACGGAACTGAAGCTAAAGAGCTAATTAATACACTAAACCCGGATCTTATTTTTTTAGATGTTGAAATGCCTGGTCTAAACGGTTTTGAGGTGTTACAGTCTATAGAGGTTATTCCTATAGTTATATTTTGTACAGCATACGACCAATACTCTTTGCAGGCTTTCGAGACCAATAGTCTGGATTATTTAGTAAAGCCAGTACGTAAAGAACGATTAGAAACCACTATTAAAAAGCTTAAGCTGTTCGATAGGAGTTCAAACGAAAATATTTTAAATACAATTAGAAAGCTATCTGTTTTAAAAACCGATTCTAAAATGACTTCTATAACCATAAAAAAAGGAGATAAAATTGTTTTTATAAAACTGGAAGAAGTACTCTATTTTGAGGCTGAAGAAAAGTATGTTACGGTATATACTCCAAATGAAAAACATTTGAGTGAACAATCACTACTCAGCCTTGAACAAAAGTTGCCAAAGGAATTTTTAAGGGTTCACAGAAGTATTATTGTTAATACAAATCACGTAAAGGAGGTTCAAAAGTATTTTAGTAACAGATTCATTATTTCACTAAATAATAATTCTAAAACATCCATAACAACAGGACGAACGTATAATGAAATAATAAAAAAATGGATGGGTATTTAA
- a CDS encoding ABC transporter permease has product MSFPLYIAKRYLRSKSSNNAINFITIIAIVGVILGAASLFIVLSGFAGLKDFTLQFSSIVDPDLKAETSYGKSFELSNAEVAQLDTLNSIASYSKIVEERVIISSNNKNTIATIKGVDQNFEQIVSVDSILDTGSWLDQNTREIVVGWGLSNTLSLGLLDYTKPLNIYVPKPGKGQITSTKNAFNTVTANNVGIFYINEDLNDNYIFAPIDLAQNLLNYKPNQITAIEFKLKPSADIESVKQEISFILGDKVLIKNREQLNDALYKMLNTENLAVYLIFTLVLIIAFFNIVGSLIMMMLDKKQSLNTLFNIGATVKDIRRIFFYQGSLMSIVGGLLGLIISVIVVILQQRYALLMITPSLPYPVAIKWENFFVAFLTISVLGVIASKIASARITESLVKTN; this is encoded by the coding sequence TTGAGTTTTCCGTTATATATAGCTAAACGTTACTTACGCTCTAAAAGCAGCAACAATGCTATTAATTTTATAACTATTATTGCTATTGTCGGTGTTATTTTGGGCGCCGCTTCTCTATTTATTGTGCTCTCAGGTTTTGCCGGACTTAAAGATTTTACACTTCAGTTTTCTAGCATTGTCGATCCGGATTTAAAAGCTGAAACTAGTTACGGAAAATCTTTTGAACTTTCAAATGCTGAAGTAGCTCAATTAGATACCCTTAATAGCATAGCTTCATACTCTAAAATTGTTGAAGAACGTGTTATCATTTCCTCTAACAATAAAAACACCATAGCAACCATTAAGGGTGTCGATCAAAATTTTGAACAAATTGTCTCTGTAGATTCTATTTTAGATACCGGAAGTTGGCTCGATCAGAATACCAGAGAAATTGTTGTAGGCTGGGGACTATCAAACACCCTTTCTTTGGGGCTTTTAGACTACACCAAACCCTTAAACATTTATGTACCTAAACCAGGGAAAGGCCAGATAACATCTACTAAAAATGCATTTAATACGGTAACAGCAAATAATGTTGGTATCTTTTATATTAATGAAGATTTAAACGATAATTACATTTTTGCTCCTATCGATTTAGCGCAAAACCTGTTAAACTATAAACCGAATCAAATTACAGCTATCGAATTCAAATTGAAACCAAGTGCTGATATCGAATCTGTAAAACAAGAAATCAGTTTTATTTTAGGCGATAAGGTGCTTATTAAAAACCGTGAGCAGCTAAACGACGCTCTTTACAAAATGCTGAATACCGAAAATCTTGCTGTTTATCTCATATTTACCTTAGTTTTAATTATTGCGTTTTTCAATATTGTAGGTTCGTTAATTATGATGATGCTAGACAAAAAACAAAGTTTAAACACCCTATTTAATATTGGAGCAACCGTTAAAGACATCCGTAGGATTTTCTTTTATCAGGGCAGTTTAATGAGTATTGTCGGTGGTCTTCTTGGACTTATCATTAGTGTTATTGTTGTGATTCTTCAGCAACGTTATGCCTTACTAATGATTACACCATCGTTACCTTATCCGGTAGCCATTAAATGGGAAAACTTTTTTGTTGCCTTCCTAACAATATCGGTTCTTGGCGTTATAGCTTCAAAAATTGCCTCTGCGCGCATTACCGAATCTTTAGTAAAAACCAACTAA
- the rbfA gene encoding 30S ribosome-binding factor RbfA, with translation MSNVEESQRQKKIGSVLQRDLVEVLQGAATQGGMQGVIISVSKVKVTVDLSVAKVYLSIFPNAKGKELLEGIKSNTPLIRHELAQRTKNQLRRMPNLEFFIDDSLEYIEKIDRSLKGEDNPIKDPSILDKRKKS, from the coding sequence ATGAGCAACGTAGAGGAAAGTCAAAGACAGAAGAAAATAGGATCGGTTTTACAACGCGATTTAGTTGAAGTATTACAGGGAGCAGCTACTCAAGGTGGTATGCAGGGCGTTATTATATCGGTATCTAAGGTTAAAGTAACAGTAGATTTAAGTGTTGCGAAAGTATATTTAAGCATTTTCCCGAATGCTAAAGGCAAAGAATTATTAGAAGGTATTAAATCAAACACCCCTTTAATTCGTCACGAATTGGCACAACGAACCAAAAACCAGTTAAGACGTATGCCTAATCTGGAATTCTTTATTGACGACTCGTTAGAATACATCGAAAAAATTGATCGTTCGTTAAAAGGCGAAGACAACCCTATTAAAGACCCTAGTATTTTAGATAAAAGAAAAAAATCATAA
- a CDS encoding TonB-dependent receptor plug domain-containing protein, with the protein MLNQQNKNLKCFLLSLFVLITGLLQAQDKTTVPNIEKVYVHTDRSCYTVGESLWYKAYSVLAYNHMLLDQSKILYVELISPNSKIIARHKTRLEQGVGHGDFKLTDSLGVKKPGVYQLRAYTNWDRNFGDDFVFKKEIEIIDVFNDDSNKSETNKKQNQRKKTKEETEPEIKQALQFQFFPEGGNLVDGVISTVAFKASDNFGNPQKVTGRVVDSKGELVTLFASLHEGMGKFQIQSDLQSSLKAEITSEHGKTIEVPLPKVSESGFLIGASKIKGRDIISIKTNAKTFQEHQGETVAIVARVRGISYFEGEIQLNTQQVSFELPKDQIPEGICQITIYDKNALPQSERLVYIDKRDEEDLDISLTTNKKVYKPEEKVEIQVVSKNKSGQPLPASFSLASIDESSVNKTSKYGTNICSYFLMESDIKGQVRNPAFYFDRNNSKRLACLDLLLLTQGWRDFLWKTLPENPKLPKYAIETGFSVAGMVKQLLGSKPKPNNNITLALLNEKEGMQLFSEISDSMGRFSFKDVGYTGKTTMMVNTRNEKGKGKGELLLDSLESKPMSTNFKYEAFQQDLVDTLELESIKKHVYNKYIAYGVSPENILDEVEIIAQKKDETPSYYGNPEYKYYVDEDTPPYSNIYQLIQFLVPGVLVTNDTIRFMRFNGPAHIILDGFPVFSSADISYIMPENVDRVEVFKGPSAAIFGPDGGNGVILIYTKIGSVNNQPKKEFHSITKTVDGYYDARVFYSGSYGEDAEFDLNNNDVIRNTLYWNPYVHPDDKGVVAVEYDNSKVETKVKVMLEGLTLSGIPVVRTAEYSIEK; encoded by the coding sequence ATGTTAAACCAACAAAACAAGAACTTAAAATGTTTTTTGCTTAGTCTATTTGTTTTAATCACAGGACTTCTTCAAGCGCAGGATAAAACAACAGTTCCTAACATAGAAAAGGTTTATGTGCATACGGACAGATCCTGTTATACCGTTGGTGAATCGTTATGGTATAAGGCCTATTCTGTTTTGGCTTATAATCACATGCTTTTAGACCAAAGTAAGATTTTGTATGTAGAGTTGATTTCTCCCAATTCAAAAATTATTGCACGACATAAAACACGATTGGAACAAGGAGTAGGTCATGGGGATTTTAAATTAACGGATTCCTTAGGCGTGAAAAAACCGGGCGTTTATCAATTGCGAGCTTATACCAACTGGGATCGAAATTTTGGTGACGATTTTGTTTTTAAAAAGGAGATAGAAATTATTGATGTTTTCAACGATGATTCTAATAAAAGCGAAACCAACAAAAAGCAAAATCAACGAAAGAAGACTAAAGAAGAGACCGAACCAGAAATAAAACAAGCTTTGCAATTTCAGTTTTTTCCTGAAGGAGGAAATTTAGTCGATGGTGTTATAAGTACTGTAGCTTTTAAAGCGTCGGATAATTTTGGAAATCCACAAAAAGTAACGGGAAGAGTTGTCGATTCTAAAGGAGAATTGGTAACATTATTTGCCAGTTTGCATGAGGGTATGGGTAAATTTCAAATTCAGTCGGATTTACAAAGTTCATTAAAGGCTGAAATAACTTCTGAACATGGAAAAACAATCGAAGTACCCCTACCTAAAGTTAGCGAAAGCGGGTTTCTTATAGGAGCCTCAAAAATCAAGGGGAGGGATATTATTTCTATTAAAACCAATGCAAAAACATTTCAGGAGCATCAGGGTGAAACGGTTGCCATAGTGGCCAGAGTTAGGGGGATTTCCTATTTTGAAGGAGAGATACAACTCAACACGCAGCAGGTATCTTTCGAGTTACCGAAAGACCAGATTCCAGAGGGGATTTGCCAGATAACGATTTACGATAAAAATGCCCTTCCACAAAGTGAACGTTTGGTGTATATAGATAAAAGAGACGAAGAAGATTTAGACATTAGCTTAACAACCAATAAGAAGGTTTACAAGCCAGAGGAAAAAGTAGAAATCCAGGTTGTTTCAAAAAACAAGTCGGGTCAACCTTTACCTGCAAGCTTTTCATTAGCGAGTATAGATGAAAGTAGTGTCAACAAAACTTCAAAATACGGAACAAATATTTGTTCTTATTTTTTAATGGAGTCTGATATTAAAGGACAGGTGCGTAATCCGGCATTTTATTTTGATAGGAATAATTCCAAACGACTGGCTTGCTTAGATCTTTTGTTGTTAACACAAGGTTGGCGCGATTTTTTATGGAAGACATTGCCTGAGAATCCTAAATTACCAAAGTATGCCATAGAAACAGGATTTTCTGTAGCTGGAATGGTGAAACAATTACTTGGAAGTAAGCCAAAGCCAAATAATAACATTACGTTGGCTTTACTAAATGAAAAGGAAGGCATGCAGTTGTTTAGTGAGATTTCAGATTCAATGGGTCGTTTCAGTTTTAAAGATGTTGGTTATACCGGAAAAACCACAATGATGGTGAATACCAGAAATGAAAAGGGTAAAGGAAAAGGCGAGTTGTTGCTAGATAGCTTAGAATCTAAACCGATGTCTACAAATTTTAAATATGAAGCTTTTCAGCAAGACCTTGTTGATACGCTTGAATTGGAATCGATTAAAAAGCATGTTTATAACAAATACATAGCCTACGGAGTATCTCCAGAAAATATTTTAGATGAAGTTGAAATCATTGCCCAGAAGAAAGATGAAACCCCTAGTTATTACGGTAATCCGGAATATAAGTATTATGTAGATGAAGATACGCCTCCATATAGTAATATTTATCAACTGATTCAATTTTTGGTGCCGGGTGTTTTGGTAACCAACGATACCATTCGCTTTATGAGATTTAATGGTCCGGCACATATTATTCTCGACGGATTTCCAGTGTTTTCTTCAGCAGACATTAGTTATATTATGCCTGAAAATGTAGATCGGGTAGAAGTGTTTAAAGGGCCCAGCGCTGCTATTTTTGGCCCTGACGGAGGTAATGGAGTTATTTTAATTTATACAAAAATAGGCTCGGTTAATAATCAACCTAAAAAGGAATTTCATTCCATTACTAAAACGGTTGATGGGTATTATGATGCCCGTGTGTTTTATTCTGGTAGTTATGGTGAAGATGCCGAGTTCGATTTGAATAATAATGATGTTATTAGAAATACTCTATACTGGAATCCTTACGTGCATCCTGATGATAAAGGTGTTGTAGCAGTTGAGTATGATAACAGTAAGGTAGAAACTAAAGTAAAAGTGATGCTTGAAGGACTTACTTTATCAGGTATTCCTGTTGTAAGAACTGCAGAATATTCTATTGAAAAGTAA
- a CDS encoding roadblock/LC7 domain-containing protein, which translates to MPKPVDLDALIHDIDVECGFIFDSDGVLEESMYLDLAENFAAMSSMITTMSREIAEDFDLGELDNIILNTKSGLFVVKKIEADRYLGVVTYDASKLALIHRRLQSLFAETEV; encoded by the coding sequence ATGCCTAAACCAGTCGATTTAGATGCGTTAATACATGATATTGACGTAGAGTGTGGATTTATCTTCGATTCTGATGGCGTTCTAGAGGAATCCATGTATTTAGATTTAGCCGAAAATTTTGCTGCAATGTCAAGTATGATTACCACGATGTCCAGAGAAATTGCTGAAGACTTCGACCTGGGTGAATTAGACAATATTATTCTCAATACCAAATCCGGATTGTTTGTTGTAAAGAAGATAGAGGCAGATAGGTATTTAGGGGTCGTTACATACGATGCAAGTAAACTTGCCCTTATTCATAGAAGATTACAAAGTCTATTTGCAGAAACCGAGGTCTAA